In Brachyhypopomus gauderio isolate BG-103 chromosome 2, BGAUD_0.2, whole genome shotgun sequence, the DNA window TTAATTTTACTCGATGCAAAGAAAAGCCCTGCGAAGACAAGTTTTAAAAGTTTAATACGAAATGTAGTAAtttcgcgtgtgtgtgtgtgtgtactctttcCATCGATAAAGTCGTTGCATGCTGATAAAATGAGGTAAACAAACAACGAATCAATGTATTGATTACACGGCCAACACAACTTCCACACATAGTACTAAACGAACgtaaaaacaaacaagacaccaacacacacgtgTTTACACTGGGGGAAATAACTGGATTAGTAAATTCGGAGCGTTTACTGCAGATGTTACTGCAACCTAGGTGCAACATATCACCATGAagactgtttaaatgttgattttTCGGTTTATCACGACCCCCACGTCGCCAGGCTGAAGTATTCCGGTGGTCCATGGTCAAAACAGAAATGAAGAAACTGCTTACCGTGGTTGCGCACTTGTATTTCAGCGCCACACTGCCGCACACACAGCGCTGTGCCCCCCAGTTTTGCGCCTGTATTTCAGAACATCCCATATACGTGTGGAACAGACGCAAAATCCGACGCATTTTGCAGGTGCAAAAGTTTCCTTGCAACTACTAGGAAACAGGCCGGGTTTTAGTAAACAACTTGGCCTATGGCGTCCCGACGTTAATACGTGTACTACATGGCTACATGCTCAAGCGATTACTTAGTACACATTATTACTTATTGCATAAAACTACAATTCTCTACAAAGGAACTGGATGTAAGCGGTAATTTTAGTTACGTGTTCTCCAGTACGTGTTTACAAGCAGAAAGCAAAACAACGATATGACGTCTGAAGGGACGTCGGTTGTGAttggctgacatctctaacgTGTGTACGAACCAAAGCAAACACGTCGAGGTTTGTTAATACGTCGGTTGTGAttggctgacatctctaacgCGTGTACGAACCAAAGCAAACACGTTGAGGTTTATTAATATGCAGTTAAAGTGATtaaattttacatttaaatatgtCCTCAAAGGCAATGAATGTATTTTGAGAGGTTTTAACAATGTTTTTGTTCTCTTTCTACATGTAACAGCATATTAGCAAAAACGGGCAATACTTAgtcatttttttatttacttacaTTTGCTGGTCATCATGATATAATCAACATTACATTTTACAGATGTAAATGTAACTTCACAACACTTGACAATTGCACAGTCTCTTGTATAGTTATTCaagcaacaacaataaaacATGCTGAAACATAACACAGCATATTACATATTATTTTAGAACAAATAATTAGACAGCATACACAATGTCCATTCTGAGGGTCTCTAGCCTCAAAATTAAATCGCAATATGGAAATGTCAGAACCACAGAGACAAAATCCTTTGTCTATAAGCCCTATTACTGCTTTTGAAAACATTCCTTTATAATCTTTATAACCTTAGTGCTTTATTCCAGATAACCTTGCATAATATTTAGTCTCCAAACAGTTGCCAAATATGGCAAcacatatttaaataaaaaccTGGCATTATTTTTCAGTCATCTGAATTATGTCATTATACATTATGtcaaattatatttataatatctgacaatgagaaaaagtaAACCTTTAAGCCTTGACCATTCAACAGGTTTCAAATATCCCCACAAAATAGTGTACAGTGTAAAATACACCACTATATACTGCCATTAACTATGAATTAAACTTACCAGTAACCAGTAAGGCTATGTTGTGTGACAGTGTTTTTGGCAGGTTTTTTGCTTTAAAACCTTTGAACACTCATAGTGTATgcctcattatatatatatatatatatatatatatatatatatatatatatatatatatatatatatatatatatatatatatatataaaggatGCATTTGAATTTGTGCAACTGTGGCCTAGAGATCCTTGTGCGTGTTAAACTGCTGAAAGTCTATGGGACCTCCTCCCACTTAAGATGACAACCATACCATAGCAGAGCAAATCATCAGAAGATGCAAACATGGCATAAAAGCGACAAGAGAGTAACAGACAATAGAGCCAGACATCGCGTATACAGGAAGGCCAGGCGTGTCCTTAGTCATGTGCTGTAAGCATGCTTACGACGTCAGCTAGGTGTAGCGCAGTCACAGTGACGTACGCTTCGCTAGCAGCCCGCTGTCCTacaactccacctcctcctgcttACGCTCCGTCATCCGTGCACACCGCGGACACGTCGTGGAATTGTCATAGTAGCAGTCCCTGAGTAAAACAATGTTAACAAACGTGTAGGTTACCTAGGCAGTATTACAAATGACATTCATAGTTCATCAGATATCTGTAATGCCAGTAGGCATCAGCAAACAAATCTAAGATTAATTTAAAGTAATATGTATATTAATTATATGAAATGAAACATTAGTAATGACTGTATTCGAATCTTGTACTTTTCCTGGTCGGAAATATTACAAAAACATCACATACGTTCAATATACAAAGATGGTAAACACACATTTAACACTGGTGGCAACCGTGGTACAGTGCAACAGAAATCAAAATCAAAATAGCTGTTGCAGTTCATTTAAAGGATTCCAGGCTAAACTAAAATCTTGATCATCCTGACCTGTGGAAAACAGCCGAGCAGTCGTGGCATACGGAGGTGTGGCTGTCAAACGGGAAGAGAACATCACCCTCTTTGCACAGCTCACATACAAAGCCCTTGGCCTGGCATTTCTGGGGAGGGGACGACAAACAGCTTAGCCAAGTAACACGGTCATGGTGAGAAAACATTGGCTTGTTTACAGTGTGTTTATTTAATGGGCATTTTAATCCATTTAGGCCCTGTGCGGTTTCACAAGGTAAACAACTATACAACCTTGGAAATTTTAAGAAGTAATGAATTCCACAAAATACTGAAATCACACACAATGGTACacttattatttaaaaaaatatatatgaaagTCAAATTCCCTAAATCCATCAAACATgttttcaataaaaaaaaaacccacaaagaAACAGCTGCCCTCCCTACCAGACACTACATTATTGATGCAAACTTTAATAATTGTAAACCAGACATGGCTCCATTGGTAAGTCCTCCAACTTCACCAGTTTGCTGCTCACCTCACAGTCCAGTTTGATGTGTTTGGCGAACGTGGTGTGAATCTCAGTGAGGGAGCTGCTGAGGCGTCCGCTGGAGGTGTCAATCAGGTCCTGGACGCTGTACATGTCGTCGTTCTCCACAAAGTGCTGCCGATCCTGAAGCTACACAGGTGCATGTACTCAGAATACCAGGACAACACTCAGGAAAAGCTCATCAAAGCATGAAAGcaacacacactgctgggatgtgAATACACAGTCTATATTCCACTTCCACAAAAAAGGGTCAATTTTGGTCAGTTATTTTGCTTCCTGTTATTAGCACacaaagaataataaataaGGACATGTAAAGCGGACACTGAGCAGAGCAGTGGCAATCATCACCAACATCTGTCCAACGTGTGGTTCTCTTTGAAGACCAATTCTCAGGATATTGTGAAAGCAATTTCTTATTTACtactcaagtgtgtgtgtggtagtaccTCAGAGTCAAACAAACTTCTGAATGACTCCACTGGAAACAAAAACGGTAACAGTGTTGATCTATGTACACAACCCAAAGGTCACATGATCCATATGTGAAGTGCTTCTTCTTGGAACCACAGGATGGCGCTACTGCTGCATGCTCACACAACAGGTCAGAAGCAGTAGCAGTGTCGTTTGTACCAGTCTTATTGTCACACATTCCTTTTCTCCTTATACATATTCTGACCAGTTTAGTGTCACTACAGTGACATTTTTCTGCCAAAGGCCCTGACAGTCCCCACCTGCAGCAGTAGTCTGGCTTCCATGGCCTCCTTACAGGTGATAAAATACGGCTTCATCAGCAAAATGTCTTGACGCAGCTTCTACAAATTGGAAGGGAGACATAGAAACATCACAGAAAACCTAAAAGTTGTTTTTGCTTCTCACACTAGTCTCAGGAAACTGTTTCCATGGATCACGGACACAGATCCTCATGACTCCTATGTATTTCATTCACTTGAGCAGAAATCGTACCCTGATTTCCACCAGTTCCTCCACAAAGTTAAAGAGCAGGGGGTTTATCTCCTTCAGTTTAAGCACAGGCCGGGAGATCATCAGAGCCAGGTATCGCATGGATGAGCGACACACCTAGGAAGAGCaacaaacacagaaaaatgGATGAGGTGTTGACCTTCAGTTAAGGTTAAGTGTTAGCTTCTTTTAATGTAGCAATATATTCTTATATCTGTTGATGTTCCATATTAGTATTATTGCTAATATACTCCAAATTTACCAATCCGTTTCTTTAGTACTATGTGTGGAAATTGTGTTAGACGTGGCAGACATGTAGACAATCATTAGTCAGACTATAGGGCCACAGAACCCATGCAATGAAAGAAACGCTTTACAACATGAGGCTTTTTAGTGTGTGCCACACCTTCTTGGGCTCAAACTCCCAGTTGTGGATGACACGAGCAGGGACTATGGCAGTGTCATTCCAGTGGCAGCTGCTGCAGTAGTATTGCCCAGTGTAGTCACATTGCCTTGCCTCACTAGGGACGCCCCCTGCAGGACAAAGTGCATCATCACTCCACTCGGACCAGCAAGAGTTTAAATCTGACAACACAGAAATTTCAAGGAActtggcaaaaaataaaaaatgaacaaacaatCCTGTTAAATGGTTTCTCTCAATGTAACCAGAGGTGGTTCCATGCAATCTTACCAACTAGCCTACCAGGTCACTTTGAAAGCCATCACATGAGTAAATATCATCCCTACCCTTTCACCCATGTACATGGAGGACACTCACTGAGCGAGACTGGCGATCTGCATTCGGCGCATCTGTAGTCCTGCTTGTCCAGGCCCACCTCTGGGCAGATGTTCAGTTCATACTCCGCCTGGTGACTCACCTTGGACCTCACACAAGGTTTAACGATGAGGTTCATACACTTACTGTGGCAGCGGTAGTAGCAACCTGAGTGAGAACAAGGAGAAACGTATAAATTAACCAAAGTGAAATACAGCTGGAGTTTGGTGAAAGAAATATTAGCCTCAGTTTTAGGACTTAATACCGAGCAACAAAGTCTTTTTTATCCAAAAATAAAAATCCTAACCAAGGGGTCAAATTTGAGTCACAAAATGGAAAATGGAACGCAAATGGAGAAGCGCTACCTAGCGACCACTGCCTAGGGAGAAAAGGGAACAGGGATGTTCTAGTATTACCTTACCACACGTCCATGGTTCTAGAGTTACAGAGTTCTGCAAGCAGTATAAATAATGGCTTTATGGCTCTTATATAGTTCTATAGATTTGCAAGCAGTAAAAAATCATGACTCTTCTATAGTTCCCCTGTGGAACATTTAAAGGTAAAAGGCACTAGCAGCACGTGTACCTTTGAAACCACAGATATGAAcactgctgggaaaaaaggccTTTCTGAGCCAAATGTCCTTCCTGATTTAGGCGGCTAAACGATGTGGATGAGGAGAATGTCTTGAATTACAAGCGACTTATTGATGAAAATTATAAATCCCAAAGAAAACCTTTTCTGATCATTTGCCAAATCCTCTTCTGATTATAACAGTATTTAATACAACATATCAGAATTAAAAAGCAACTGAAGTTACTAAAGTGAACATTAAACCCTCCCCAAAAGGCCCTCCATGTTCCGGCAGTACGCTGACCTGTGCAGGTGTACCAGGTCTGGATGAGACCCCAGATGATGGTGCTGCACTTGTCACAAGTCTGTTTGACACTCTTGCTCTTCTCCTTAGAGAAGCGGTGCTCCAGAAGTACACGCAGGTTGGGCTCGTCCTCTTCTGGGTCCTACAGGATAACGGACACCAGAGGTGTTAAGACACTAAGGCCTTTCCAGTGTTCGCGGTCTCAAGGCGACCGAGAGCAATCCGTGATACGCGATTCACACTCGTGACATTGCTTATTCGTTAGCTGAGGTTCACATACTCATTTGCTTCTGTTGAGCTGCTAACAAGGTACAATCAAcagcaaagcaaaacaaaaatgttCTAGACACAGGCTGGTGTACACACAGGATCATCAGCATCATCATTCACGCTTGCGTGAATATGTGCTGTGAATATCATAAATACATGCTCTAAAAGACAAGTATAATGACTTGCACACTTCCAGCAGGTGAACACATCGTCCGGGACCCTCTGGTCTTACCTTCAGCTCCTGTAGTTTGAGTCGCAGGTGGATCAGTTTGACCACAGtatccttctgtctctctgagtGCTCTGGCAGCTCCAGGATCAGCCTCTTACATTCCTCTATCGCCTGTTTCAACTGCTCTATGTCTGATGCCACAAAAGAACcctgaatgcacacacacgcacgcacacacacacacacacacacacacacacacacacacacacacacacacacacacacacaattattattatatacatcACACTTAAGCTTTCAACTTCTGATAGAGGAGACAAATGTTGCCAAAGGCTGACAACAAAAGAGGCTATTTTGCACATATAACAGAACTGCAACAGACCACACCTATAAACATTTACTCAAACtgattaaaacacacaaaacaaaaaccaaacacacacaaactatatATGTTTGGTGATTATTGCTCTCGGCATATAATTTAAGTGCTGACTGTGCAAAACATTTAATAACGTCAAACATGGTTTCCCCATCTtacaaaagcagaaacacacacaggcatcatGTGGAACGTACTGTCAGTACTCCACTGAGCCCGTCTGCATGGACCTGTTGTAGTACTTACCATGGGTCGAGAGAAGTGGTCCTCAGCCAGCCCCAGGTCCATGGCccggtcagaactctggctttTGGGTTCACCAGAGAAGAGCTCGGGCCTTACCTCTGTGGAGACGGTATGGTAATTCAGACCACCTCTAAATCACACATACTGGATAATCCTCTCCTAAACTGCTTTTGCTGAAGTAATTCATGCCAGCTGCATAAGCACAATGAGCTACTTGCAGTGACCACCACCGAAAACTAAAGTGTAGCACAATGTTCAGAAACATGACTTTACATAATGATTAACCTCAACAAGAATAGAACAGCTTGTTGTGTGGGTGTTTCTCAGAGTTAATAGCTCTGGTGAGGGTAAAAGCCAAAAGGAACGATAGCGATATCTCTAAGAGTTAagtgcatgataaacataacCAGGCCATAAAAGCAGACACAGCAGGAAGTGATGGAACGTTTACATCCAGAGGAACACTGCAAAAAGCTCCAAAACGTCAGCGCAAAGCATAACATCCTGGAACAGGGTCCAGCCTGGTCACACAATACAACCTTTCTATTAGATCTGTGAAGGTCTAAATCACTTCACTGGTTAACCTTATAAATGAGACAAACAAGCACTTTGAGTATTGGCCTCACTGTGAACAGGTGCAGAAGACACTAAAATGAACATGGGTGGAAATGACACCATTTCACAAAGTCACAAAGTAACTGAAGGAGGAGGAGTTATTTTGACAGAACTAGCCATTGCAACGATCACAAATGCTACCTAAAACAGCATAAGAGTTAACAACCAGTGGGTCTAAGGTGACTTCATACCTGCGTAGATGTCACAGCACAACATGGTTTTGAATTCCCAGAATCTCACTGCACTGGAGATGCAACCAAGTACCGATGTCAGTTCATTAAGCAAAGTGTGGTTTGCACTCAGTTTTTATGCCTGTTTAAAGGCATCAAACTAGCCACAATGAAAAGCAAAGAGGAAGTACTAGCGTTCCTGTTTCAATCACGTTCCAATTTCATTTCACTCTGCTATGCTCTTTTACTCACATCCCGCTACCCTTAATGGACAACTTTGACCAACCATAAGACAACAGGCCACAATGCTGCCACCACGCCAGCTGTTCAGTTGTGCAACCTTGTATAGGCCTGGTGCACATGCTACAGAATTTGTCAAAGTGTGTCAGGTTGATGGCCACCTCATTCACACTTCTGTAGTCACAAGGATTAAAAGACTAACTTGCTTGTCAAAGATATTTGTTCAAGAATTCCACTTTGCAATGTCCTCCTAAAATCAGGAAATGTCTTAATTTCTTTGTctgcttgtctgtctgtgtatgcACTGGTGCAGAAGAACCTCAACTACAAACATAATCTGAAGgaactttgtaagtcgctctggataagagcgtctgctacatgccgtaaatgtaaatgtaaacttgGGCAGAGGTCTCGAGTTTGGTGGCACAACTCAAAGCTACACACCCTGAAATATATAAAGACACACAAAATGTGATGCATGACGTTTCAGACAACAAACACTAATTGTTAAGTTTCTCAAATGCATCATTACACAAACATCATCATTAAATGGTAAAGTGAGTATCAgaatgtgaaatgtgaaatggaGCCTAGGTTGGTTCTttgggcgtactcacactaggcacggtttgctggttccgtgctggggcccggttatcccccctccccactccccctctggcctgcactcacactggctttatcaacccggcccgagcacgcttacgtcatcacaacgtgactttatttggaaaaaaagcgcgctcgcacaacactatggagttcacgattctctttttattgtatttttggagtcgttttgggagtgcagaaacacggtgcaagcacagatttatcgataatttaacacaacgattgtctgctaatcgctttgccgctatgactgtttaacgtgagcgtcgcatcactgacgtcatgtttgagttccagcgaaatgaaccaatcacacgaggcaccaagcgggcctgGGCACGGATaacgctcacactagaagcgaaccgtgcccgagtccacatgaatcgtgccctggcccacctcttcaagcgggcccgagcacggttaactgatccgggatcacacagagcctagtgtgagtacgcccttagacaCAATGCAGGTGTAAAATTTTGATTGACAAGACATTCTATGGTTTCTCTCTAATGAGGAAAATAACTGCAAAATGGTAAGAATTTAACCCACACAGTGAAAATTATGTTTCTGCTGAAAAAGTCTGAAAGATATCAGACAGAAAAATCCACTCTGTATTTTTCATGAAATGTCATGAAAGGGTTATCTTCATTCTGCTGCTTAACTACACAGAGTATATGAATATGCAGATGAGTATATGAATATGCATTCACGACACTGAACATTGTATCTCAGTTTTGGGGAGCAGCAGAATTTCACAATTAACTCCcccccaccaaaaaaaaaaaaaaaaaacaaattagcGAAGATTTTCAAATATATTTCCCTTCACATCTAGAGCGTAGCAGAATGCTACACTGTTTAGCCCTTGGTATTGAAAtctggaaaataaaataaaaaataatggtATTTTTTATTGTAGGCTCTGACATTCCTCACAGGTAAGCACATAATTCTCAAAGCAGCAAATGTGTGAATTTAAATGGCAATGCTGTTGTACAGCCAACAGAAATGATGATGACAGAGTTGAAGGAAATAGATTAATTGGAGCCCCGTGTGGAAGAGGCATCCATGACTGTGGATCACTCACTTACTGATGTTTATGACCTGACAAAACACACATCTGTCACTTTCAGTAACAGGTGTGTAAACACCAATACTGCATGTGAGGGCctgctgaaaaaaaaaagtgtgtacTTATAAAAACAGGCCCTTTTCTACATCACACTTTTAGAGGATTTACTACATAATTTCTTATTACTTTAAGCAAAGTGTTATTCATTTGCATTAGGAGGAcaaaacacatttaagcttCGTCGTAGTTAGCTAGTTTCCTCAATAGCCtgcaattacttttttaaaagaGCAGCGTAGCTGGAACTAAGCTACTTTAAATTGTGAGTAACGTAGAGCTTTAAAAGATACTGTTTCAAAGTAGCTTTCCCATGATCCCCAATCTCAGCTTCACAGAATGTCCTATACCACTCTGCACTAATAGATTTACTCCTCCACCCTTTGCCTCCCCACAGGTCCACTCACCAAGCTTTGGTGTATCTTTTCTGTCTGGGGTCCCATCATTTTCTCCCCTGTCAAATGGGTTGACGTGACCCTGGCGAAAGCGAGCAAGCCTTTCATCGTATTCCATATCACCCGTCACACCTTTAAGGGACAGACATCCATTTATTAATAAATATGCCACAGTCTTTGAAATAGTAGAACAGTTTAGCTGTGTCATTGTGGCTTTGAAACCAGCACACAAGTGAAAGAATGACTCGATACATGCAAATGAAAAATGTCAGATTTAAATGGAGGGAACCAAAAGCATCAGTCTTTTGGATTCATGTAACGTTAGTGTTGCTTTGGTAATCATATGCCGTATTTCTGATCATGATTCTGACCTTCAAGGCGAAGCACATACATGGCATACTTTAAATCACAAGTTCAATCACAATTAATGCTAATACTGAAATACAAAGCCAAAACATCATCTTGTTGGAGATGACGATGTTTAGCAAAATTCATTAAACTCACAAacgtattactcaaacaggcatATTTAAGAATTACAGTATAGATTATAGTTGGGCGGTAAAGCGACTTAGGAACCCTGACATCATCCGTACATGTATGATAATCTGACAGCATCTGTACACTTATGATAACATGACATCATCTGTATACATATGATAGATAACCTGACATCATCTGTACACGTATGATAGATAACCTGACATAATCTGTACACGTATGATAGATAACTTGACATCATCTGTACACGCATCTGTACACGTATGATAGATAACCTGACATCATCTGTACATGTATGATAACATAACATCATCTGTACATGTATGATAACCTGACATCATCTGTATACGTATGATAGATAACATGACATCATCTGTACATGTATGATAACCTGACATCATCTGTACACATATGATAGATAACCTGACATCATCTGTACACATATGATAGATAACCTGACATCATCGGTACATGATAACATAACATCATCTGTACATGTATGATAACCTGACATCATCTGTACACATGTGATAGATAACCTGACATCATCTGTACACATATGATAGATAACCTGCCATCATCTGTACACATATGATAACCTGACATCATCTGTACATGTATGATAACCTGACATCATCTGTTCATGTATGATAACCTGCACTGAACGCAAAGCATCTGTCAACTGTCCAACTAGCAAGACACCCAGCTAGGTACACAATCCAGCTAATATTATCGAAGAAACAAAAGTAAAGAATACTAAAATATGTGTACGTCCATACGAAACAACGTTGTTTTAGTCTGCTTAACATAAAACAGTCACAGAATCAAACTGCCTGCAACCTGACGGCACACCCAGGCTATGACTACAGCTAACGCTAACGCTAGCCTGCTAACGTCAACATGGAATGCATACAGCTAGCTATTAGCTATTATTGTTGCTTACAAAACGAGCTCCACATAACGGACCGACGGGCGGTGAACTTCACAACTAACTGTAGGAATGGAGCGTTTAACTGACTGCACTGTCACTACAATATTCTAGCATAGCTAGCTAACAACGGTTAGCCTTCTCGAGCATCCCTTACGTTAGCTGCACGGTTTAGAGACAGGTCGTCTAGACTAACGCTTACCTCATGTTGATCTAACACCGACAGTAATTTAAGGACATCGTTCAGGCAGCACCGGACATTAATTAGTGTTCGAGTT includes these proteins:
- the def8 gene encoding differentially expressed in FDCP 8 homolog isoform X3; amino-acid sequence: MEYDERLARFRQGHVNPFDRGENDGTPDRKDTPKLEVRPELFSGEPKSQSSDRAMDLGLAEDHFSRPMGSFVASDIEQLKQAIEECKRLILELPEHSERQKDTVVKLIHLRLKLQELKDPEEDEPNLRVLLEHRFSKEKSKSVKQTCDKCSTIIWGLIQTWYTCTGCYYRCHSKCMNLIVKPCVRSKVSHQAEYELNICPEVGLDKQDYRCAECRSPVSLRGVPSEARQCDYTGQYYCSSCHWNDTAIVPARVIHNWEFEPKKVCRSSMRYLALMISRPVLKLKEINPLLFNFVEELVEIRKLRQDILLMKPYFITCKEAMEARLLLQLQDRQHFVENDDMYSVQDLIDTSSGRLSSSLTEIHTTFAKHIKLDCEKCQAKGFVCELCKEGDVLFPFDSHTSVCHDCSAVFHRDCYYDNSTTCPRCARMTERKQEEVEL
- the def8 gene encoding differentially expressed in FDCP 8 homolog isoform X1, with the protein product MKGLLAFARVTSTHLTGEKMMGPQTEKIHQSLQALTCSIGVYTPVTESDRCVFCQVINIKVRPELFSGEPKSQSSDRAMDLGLAEDHFSRPMGSFVASDIEQLKQAIEECKRLILELPEHSERQKDTVVKLIHLRLKLQELKDPEEDEPNLRVLLEHRFSKEKSKSVKQTCDKCSTIIWGLIQTWYTCTGCYYRCHSKCMNLIVKPCVRSKVSHQAEYELNICPEVGLDKQDYRCAECRSPVSLRGVPSEARQCDYTGQYYCSSCHWNDTAIVPARVIHNWEFEPKKVCRSSMRYLALMISRPVLKLKEINPLLFNFVEELVEIRKLRQDILLMKPYFITCKEAMEARLLLQLQDRQHFVENDDMYSVQDLIDTSSGRLSSSLTEIHTTFAKHIKLDCEKCQAKGFVCELCKEGDVLFPFDSHTSVCHDCSAVFHRDCYYDNSTTCPRCARMTERKQEEVEL
- the def8 gene encoding differentially expressed in FDCP 8 homolog isoform X2, which gives rise to MKGLLAFARVTSTHLTGEKMMGPQTEKIHQSLALTCSIGVYTPVTESDRCVFCQVINIKVRPELFSGEPKSQSSDRAMDLGLAEDHFSRPMGSFVASDIEQLKQAIEECKRLILELPEHSERQKDTVVKLIHLRLKLQELKDPEEDEPNLRVLLEHRFSKEKSKSVKQTCDKCSTIIWGLIQTWYTCTGCYYRCHSKCMNLIVKPCVRSKVSHQAEYELNICPEVGLDKQDYRCAECRSPVSLRGVPSEARQCDYTGQYYCSSCHWNDTAIVPARVIHNWEFEPKKVCRSSMRYLALMISRPVLKLKEINPLLFNFVEELVEIRKLRQDILLMKPYFITCKEAMEARLLLQLQDRQHFVENDDMYSVQDLIDTSSGRLSSSLTEIHTTFAKHIKLDCEKCQAKGFVCELCKEGDVLFPFDSHTSVCHDCSAVFHRDCYYDNSTTCPRCARMTERKQEEVEL
- the def8 gene encoding differentially expressed in FDCP 8 homolog isoform X4, producing the protein MLCCDIYAEVRPELFSGEPKSQSSDRAMDLGLAEDHFSRPMGSFVASDIEQLKQAIEECKRLILELPEHSERQKDTVVKLIHLRLKLQELKDPEEDEPNLRVLLEHRFSKEKSKSVKQTCDKCSTIIWGLIQTWYTCTGCYYRCHSKCMNLIVKPCVRSKVSHQAEYELNICPEVGLDKQDYRCAECRSPVSLRGVPSEARQCDYTGQYYCSSCHWNDTAIVPARVIHNWEFEPKKVCRSSMRYLALMISRPVLKLKEINPLLFNFVEELVEIRKLRQDILLMKPYFITCKEAMEARLLLQLQDRQHFVENDDMYSVQDLIDTSSGRLSSSLTEIHTTFAKHIKLDCEKCQAKGFVCELCKEGDVLFPFDSHTSVCHDCSAVFHRDCYYDNSTTCPRCARMTERKQEEVEL